One Streptomyces sp. B21-105 genomic region harbors:
- a CDS encoding helix-turn-helix domain-containing protein: protein MAALRRDTRGIVDPAGLLARVRFRRQLPAEPLRRHVETYWLIDWDLPEPYASHIVPHPSVNLTFQWEEADGPPYGELTGVARGLYTRKLTGRGRVCGVKFRPGGFRPYAPAEPVAHWTGRVLPARDVFPRAGGDTPRTVTGPADDLGRVAALDAFLLSLDPEPDPRADQAMRLVEQIRADRAVRRVADLARAEGLSVRALQRLFAAYVGVSPKWAILRYRLHEALELAGTRQGLDWAGLAADLGYADQAHLARDFTSTVGLPPAAYAHAARTP from the coding sequence ATGGCCGCCCTCCGCCGCGACACCCGCGGGATCGTCGACCCGGCCGGGCTGCTGGCCCGCGTGCGGTTCCGCCGCCAACTGCCCGCCGAGCCGCTGCGCCGTCACGTCGAGACGTACTGGCTGATCGACTGGGACCTGCCCGAGCCGTACGCCTCCCACATCGTCCCGCACCCGTCCGTCAACCTCACCTTCCAGTGGGAGGAGGCCGACGGCCCGCCCTACGGTGAGCTGACCGGCGTCGCCCGCGGCCTCTACACCAGGAAGCTCACCGGCCGGGGACGGGTCTGCGGGGTGAAGTTCCGGCCCGGCGGCTTCCGCCCGTACGCCCCCGCGGAACCCGTCGCGCACTGGACCGGCCGCGTCCTGCCCGCCCGGGACGTCTTCCCCCGGGCCGGCGGCGACACCCCCCGCACCGTGACCGGCCCCGCCGACGACCTCGGCCGGGTCGCCGCCCTCGACGCCTTCCTGCTCTCCCTCGACCCCGAGCCCGACCCGCGCGCCGACCAGGCCATGCGCCTCGTCGAGCAGATCCGCGCCGACCGTGCGGTGCGCCGCGTCGCCGACCTCGCCCGCGCCGAGGGACTCTCCGTACGGGCGCTGCAACGGCTCTTCGCCGCCTACGTCGGCGTCAGCCCGAAGTGGGCCATCCTCCGGTACCGCCTCCACGAGGCCCTGGAACTCGCCGGCACCCGGCAGGGCCTCGACTGGGCCGGCCTCGCCGCCGACCTCGGCTACGCCGACCAGGCCCACCTTGCCCGCGACTTCACCAGCACCGTCGGCCTCCCCCCGGCCGCCTACGCCCACGCCGCCCGCACACCGTAG
- a CDS encoding TIGR03943 family putative permease subunit, translating to MRRFAQAALLVLSGLGLLHAALFTDLYLNLVKPGMRPLLIASGVVLVALGVLAAAEAWGLRRPGDGRDGGERDGGERDGGERDEGERDEGEGAHGHGHGHDHSRVPRVAWLLFLPVLSLLFYAPPALGSYTASREPAKAVAVEEDGFDPLPSTSPLPITLTDFTQRVQQDRSGAVGKRTVVMTGFVTPAPGGNGWYLTRIVVNCCAADASSVKVLVHGVAAPKADTWVNVTGTWHPGGTLGTASASVALDALSVTQAPKPSNAYMDALPLTS from the coding sequence GTGAGGCGGTTCGCGCAAGCGGCGTTGCTGGTGCTCAGCGGCCTGGGGCTGCTGCACGCCGCGCTCTTCACCGACCTGTACCTCAACCTGGTGAAGCCGGGCATGCGGCCGCTGCTGATCGCGTCGGGAGTGGTGCTGGTGGCGCTGGGCGTCCTGGCGGCGGCGGAGGCATGGGGCCTGCGGCGGCCTGGCGACGGGCGGGACGGGGGCGAGCGGGACGGGGGCGAGCGGGACGGGGGCGAGCGGGACGAGGGTGAGCGGGACGAGGGTGAGGGCGCGCACGGACACGGGCACGGGCACGATCACTCCCGGGTGCCGCGGGTGGCGTGGCTGCTGTTCCTGCCGGTGCTGAGCCTGCTGTTCTACGCCCCGCCGGCGCTCGGTTCGTACACCGCCTCACGTGAGCCGGCCAAGGCGGTGGCGGTGGAGGAGGACGGGTTCGATCCGCTGCCGTCGACCTCGCCGCTGCCGATCACGCTGACCGACTTCACCCAGCGGGTGCAGCAGGACCGGTCCGGGGCCGTAGGGAAGCGGACGGTGGTGATGACGGGGTTCGTCACGCCGGCCCCGGGCGGGAACGGCTGGTATCTGACCCGGATCGTCGTCAACTGCTGTGCGGCGGACGCGTCGTCGGTGAAAGTGCTGGTCCACGGGGTCGCCGCGCCGAAGGCGGACACCTGGGTGAACGTCACCGGGACCTGGCATCCGGGCGGGACGCTGGGCACGGCGTCGGCGTCGGTCGCGCTGGACGCGCTGAGCGTGACCCAGGCGCCGAAGCCGTCCAACGCGTACATGGACGCACTGCCGCTGACGTCTTGA